TCAGCTCAGGTTGGGGtaagagtgggggaggggaataaaTGCGAATGGGACTGAGGGACTGGGGCTGGGAGAAGAGGGACCAGGTGAGGAGCAGCAAGAAGGAGCTAACCCCAGGCCCTGAGACAAGCCAGACAGCCAAGCCCTTTTAGCATCCAGGGAACAACACGGTGACCAAACAAAATACATGTGGTCCTTATCGGCAAAGTGGTGTCATATTGTGCCCAAAGCTCCAGGGCGAGTCTGTATTGGGCTCTAAGTGCCTACTGGGGGCACTCTCAGCCTGGAGAGTCAGGAGGAAGCCCATCCTGTACCTGGAACTTGGGCAGAAGGCGCGATCTTGGCCTGGAGGGTGGGAAGGACCCACCAACTTGGGCCTGGAGAGCTGGGAGGGGGACCTCCTCGGGTCAAGAGGGGGTCTCATCTTGGGCCTGATGAAGAGAACCATAGGGGGGGTCCCTGGAGCCCATAATTAAGTACGTAGTTTAAACAGCATGGGAGAAGCAAAAAGAAGCAGAACCAAACCTAAGGGTACAGCTGGACCCAGGAAACAAGATCAGGCCAAGGGGGTGGAGCTAAGCCCAAGGAGAAGGAGCCAGGAGGCAGAAGGGCAAGGACTAGAAGGAGGAGATGGAATCAGAGCCAAGCCTGAGGAGCAGAAAAAGGGTCCAGATTAGAGGGCAGAATTCCAGAAGTGGGACTAGGGCCAGAGACATCAGGGAATCTGCGCTAGAAGCAGGACCAGCCCCTGTGAACAGAAACCAAACTGAGGAAGGCAGACAGAAAGGAGAGGTGAGGCTCTGCGAACCGCTAAGATGGAGACAGATTAAGGAGTGGCTAGTTACCCAGGAGTTTGAGCCAAGCTTCAGACAACACACAAGCTCTGAACCAGGGAGCAAGCGCCAAGGCCAGGGGGAGGAACCAGATGCTAGGGCCTGGCAGGGCTGCACAGCATTAACCCcccatcctcccccctccctccccccacacacagagCATTATCCAGGGGGCGGGGTTATCTCTGAGGGTGACAGTAAGATGGGTGGGTGGCTAAACAGGGCACAGAGCCAGGTCCCAGAGGCCGCAAGGCCTACCCCCTGGGCTCAGTCAGGCGGGAGAGTGGGGCACAGATAGGCTCGCGGTCCCGGGTCTTGTTCGGGCTCGGTGCCCGGCACGCCGCGGATGTCGGGCAGCAGGCGGCAGCCGGCCACGATGTCCAGGCGCTCGGCCAGCGCGCAGAGGTCCCCCCGCGCCAGGCGCACGCTGTGGGCCGCCGCCAATCCCGCCGCCTGGGCAGCCGCCAGCCTACCGGCCAGGGCGGCCACATCACGGCCCGCGCGGCGGTACACGCCGCTCACCGCGGCCGCTACGTCGTGGTCCAGCCGCGCCTGGCTCTCAGCCAGCCGGAGCTGCAGCAGCGAACGCGCGGGGGCGGGCGCCGgggcctcctcctctccccaggcctccccgGCAGTCTCCCGCTGCACCACGAGCGGAGGCAGATCCCTCGGCGCGGCCTTCGGCTCCGGCTCCGAGTCCGAGTCGGTCTCCGCGGCCTCCCCGACCACCCGCAGTCCCGTGGGGCGGCCGCGCGTCGGGCCCGAGAGGACCAGGTACAGCTCCTCCTCCTCCGACGAGGACACAGAGAGCTCCGAGTCCGTCTCGGCCGCCTCCCCCGGCACCACCGTCTCAGGCCTCCGCAGCGGCCTCCGCCGACGACTCTGGGACGCCATGGCGCGAGCTAGGGAGAAGACGCGCGAAGGGATGATATGAGAGGCGGGCGCCCTGCCGTGGTTAAAAGGCGCAAGTTCTGGATTCTCAGCCCCTCCACTGACTACCTTAGCAATCTGGGGCCATCTGCTtcccctgcctgggcctcagtttccttttctgcatcATCATCcctgatgacgatgatgatggggGCTACTGGACCCCAGCCTCCTCAGTGtactgatgggaaaactgaggaccACCAGCTCGATCAAGGCTGAGGCACGAGTACCCGGAGTCCCAAACTAAGCTCTTTCCGATTTTGCCTCCTAGCAGAGGCCACACCCTCTTCCAAGCCTGTGTCAGATTCGGAAGCACACGGGCTCCTGAGCCGTTCAGGTACAAGTGCCTGGGTCACAGAAAGGGTAACAGCCCAACTGGACTCTGGCAAGGGTGCACTAAGGGCGGGGTAGGGAGCGCTATCACCGAAGACCGTACCGAGTCACCGGAGCGCCCAGCCTGCGGGATCCGCTACCTAGCCGAAGTGCGGAGTCTTCACCGAGAAAGGAGAAGGCGGCAGCCCCAACCAATAGGGGAGCAGGTTGGGCGGGTGTTGGCGGCCAATCACCTGGGCCGCTCGCCTACCAACCAGGAAGCAAGCCCTCAGGACCAGCTTTGAAGGGTGTGTGTGAAGAGCCACGTGAATATGGGCACGGCCAATAGGAAAGCTGTTGGGCTGGCGCTTCCGGGTTGTGCTGCGAGGCGTGTAGACAGACGGGGACTCTAAATGACGAGAAGTCACGTGTAACAAGCGACTCGGCCAATGGAAATGCTCGAGGACCCGGAAACggggaagaagcagaggaaagggCGGAGATGCTTGTCACGTGCGGCCAATATAGACAAAGCAGGCCCTCCCCCTAGTCTCCCAAGTTCAGGCGCGCACCACAAGAGCCCAGAAAAGGAAGGCGGGGCTAGCCCGAAACACCAATGGAAGCGAGAGTGGGCGGGCTCGCGCTTAGGCGCAGGAGGCGGAGCTTGCCCAGCCGGGCCAATGAGGACACGAGGCGGTGGACGGTTGTTAGGCAGGGAAGGTCGGCGCATGGCTGACGCGGCACTGTTCGAGTTTCTGCACACGGAAATGGTAGCGGAGCTGTGGGCGCAAGATCCGGACCCCGGCCCCGGGGTGAGCGCCGGGCCCCGGGGGGAAGCAGGCACGGTCCGCGGCGGGAAGGCCGGGTCGAGGCCCCGGGAGGAGCAGAGGGCGCGGTAGCGGCCCGGGTCggacccccgccccgcccctgcctcGCTGGGCGACATCAGGCGCCAGCTTCCGCCTCTGCAAAGCGGGGTCGCAGCAGGGCCGGCCTCGAGGGTCTCAGCTAGAACTGAGCGAGACAGTTCGGGGTCAGGCTCTTAGCTcaaagcctggcacagagtaagcggGTAGCAATTACGGTAATTACGATTACTGGGTATATGTTGAGAAGTTGTATATTGAGCCTGGGTTGAATCCCGCCTGCATCACTCATACTGGGTGTGAGAGCTAGTGATTCgacctctgtgtgcctcagtttcctcccttgtAAAATGAGATCATAACAGCACCTAAGACTCCGAGCgagacatttattcattcagcaaacttaCTGAGCGCCTACTGTATTCAGGGCACTGTTTCCCTGTCCTCGTGAAGCTTACGTTTTAGTAGGGGagtcaaaacaaacaataaataaaaatagaatgtgcCACCAGCTAGTGAGTAGTTTTATAAAGACAACTTCAGCCGAGTCGGGGAAAGAAGAGAGGTGGAGTGGTGGATGGTGGAGGAAAGCCTtttgaggaagagaagggaggaagcaaGCCCCGAGGATAAGtggagggaagagcattccaggaaggGGGAAGCCTTCTGCGAAGCCCTGCGGAAGGAGCGTGCTTGGCATCTTGGAAGTTGGcccttgtgaaaaataaatgctcAGACTTCAAAGCACTTAGTACGATGTCTAGCACCTAATCAGCCCTCAAAACACGGAGctcttgttttaaagtctgttacCAAGAAGAAAGGGTGACGGAgagagtaggtgcttaataagtggGGCTGTGCtcacttttttcattattattctatgATCATCATCGTCAATATGCAAGACATTTTTATTGGTCTGTGTTTTCGTCCCAATCCAGGAGGACAAAGGTGTTGCTTGTTATCATCTCAACATAGTTTTttcaagttcattcattcaacagactgTCACTAAAACCTGCAAGGTGCCAAGCCTTACTGTAGGCTCTGGGGATTATTCAGCGAACCATGCCAAAACccttgccctcctggagcttacgtTATAGTGGGGTAGGCGGGCAAATCAGATAAATGAGTATATATTGTACCTTGGGAAAATGCTTTGAGAACGTTAGCGCGTGGGAGAGGGAGTGTGCACTGGCCTGTgttttggggagggggctgcagtgTCTCAGCACCCCATCCATCCTGGCTTTCAAACCAGAAACCCGGGAGTCCCTGACATCTGCctttcctccctcacctccaGCCATCAGCCAGGCCCTTCCTGTTGTGCCGTCCAAATATGGTTCCCATCTGGCCCCTCCCTGCTTTGGTCTGgcttccctcctctctgccttgtACCAGCGTCCTCCCTCATCTTCCAGCTCATTTCAGCTGTCACATTGTCACTGCCATGACACCTATTAAATCCTTCAGATCTTGGCTCAAATGTCCCCTCCTcggggaagccctccctgagccCCCAGTGGAAGTGGGGTATCCTTGTATCACAATAAGTATGTATGTGAATTATGTATCCATATGATCCTTCGATTCACAGCCTCTCCTCTGCCAGGCTGCCTGCTGTGTGGTGTGGATGGGGACCGGGTCTGTGTTGATCACCCCATAGTAGGTCCTCAGCATGGATTTGTTGAAGTGAGTGCAGCCCCTGTGCCATGGAGGGTGTGGGCGGGACTGGCATTCACTTAGTATCGTGGCCAATAATAGCACCCATCATGTGACCTGGTGGGCTTCACATTCCTGATTTCATTTGATCCACCTAACAACCCACAAAGGTCAGCACGATcctccccactttgcagatgaggaaacagaggcttttaTAGATGGAGTCTTCACTGtcaagtggcagagtcaggaatGTAACTGGGCCTCCCACTTCCAAAGCCTGTGCTATAAACTCTCTCCTGTCTTTCTCAGTGTCTTCTCTGACACTCTGGGAGGATTTTAATGGGTTCCTGTGGCCAAGCAAGTAGGGGGGACAGGCGGTTACTCAGCTTTGCTCAGCACAGGGCTTTTAGAGCACGAACGCGCCTGTGACCCTTGGGCGTGGCTCTCTGCCCAGCTGCCTCTGCAGTTCTGCTGTTGGGGTCCCACACCAGAGATTCTGGTGGAGCTGGGCCAGGTGGCCCGGGCGTCAGGCCTCAGAGCTTCTGGGTGGTTCCTGTGTGCAGCCAGGGGAAGGACTGCCGTCTCCCCACATTCTTTCAAGCTGGGGAGCCCCGTTTCTTAGCACGTCATGGGCAGCTGCCCTGTTTTCGCgcagtcttttctcttttgctcccggcccctcccctctctgctcctTCTCTTTGGTCCAGCAAGTGTCCTGTCTGAACGCCACGCAGGCCTTCTGTTTCTTGGGTACTTATCATGTCTCCAGCGCAGGATTTTATCTGATTCGGTCCTCAGAACAGCACTCTGAGGTTGACgtcatcatcccattttacaggggagggACTGAGGCACCAGAGAAGGAGGGCTTCTCCGACGCTGCACAGCCAGGATCAAAGGCAAAATCAGGACTCGGGCATCCGTGCCAGAGCTTGTCTGTGGCATTAGGCCTGCCCCGCCCACCTGCCCCAGAACCCTTTGAGGAAAGCGATGGTGGCTGGTTCATCTCTGTCCCCGCAGCACAGGCGCCCAGGAGCCACAGTCATTGTTTAGGGCTTTTTGATCTCCATGTCCTGCCTGGTTATTTGTGGCTGTTGAATGGATTCTCCTGAACGGTTACAGGTTGAATGGAAGACTGGCCGGAGGAACTGGGAGGTCGAAGGGCCTTTGTTATCAAAGAGGGAAAAGTTCCAGGAGTCAGAGGAAGAGGCTGTGGTTTGTCCACCTCAGGAGCTTTGAAGATATGTGGGCAAAGGAGTGAAcccctgtgtgtgtgtaatgaGCTGTCATCCACTGGCCACTGGCCTGGGAACGGCCCTGCTGGGCAGGCCCTGGTCCACCGAGGCCCAGTGAGTGCCCAGGCCAGCCCCTTCTCTCAGGAGGGCCTGTGGTGGATGTAGCAGCCATCAGATACAGTCCTGTCCTCAGGCAAGAGCCTGGAAAACCAaccagttcctggcacagtgGATAGCAGGGGGCAGAGCCCTGGAGCGGGCGCAGTGCATCCGAGGCCACAGAGCCAGCAGTGGGGTCTCCATGCGGGAACTGGGGCTCTGTCCTGAGGGCGGTGGGGGCCATAGAAGGTTTAAACTGAGGTGTGCCAGGCTCAGATTTACTTTTCCGGAAGTCCTCCCTGGCCACGTGGATGAGACTGGATGGAGATTGGGTGGGGAAGGGTGCTGCTGCAGGAGCCCGAGCAGCGGTGAGGGGTAGACGGAAGGCAGGTGGAGGGGGGGCTGGGTGAGCTCGGAGAGTGTCAGGGGAGAAGGTGGGATTTGGGGTTGTCTGGGCGACAGGGTGGGAGGTGTGCTCTCACCCTGTCACTCACCTGGTCACACAGCATAGTTCTCTTGGGTCTTCTGGGGCCATTCACCTTGGGGAAGCCGGAAATCATCCCTTCTCcctgtgcttttttaaaatatatataaacttatttatttttggctgcgttgggtcttcgttgctgcacacgggctttctctagttgtggcgagagggggctactcttcgttgcagtgcgcacgcttctcattgcggtcgcttctcttgttgcggagcacgggctctaggcgcgcgggcttcagtagttgtggcacgtgggctcagtagttgtggctcgcgggctctagagtgcaggctcagtagttgtggcgcacgggcttagttgctccgcggcacgtgggatcttccgggaccagggctcgaacccgcgtcccctgcatcggcaggtggattcctaaccactgcgccaccggggaagccctccctgTGCTTTTCTTAAGGCAGGAACCAGTGCTGCTCCTTCCTGGGATGCCCTGCCCTGGGCCAGCACAGAGTGGCTCCGTGGGTGGGGCTCGAACCTCACAAATAACTAATAACTAAGGGGCCAGGCAGGCCAGGCAGGCCAGGCACACAGGCCCCCACCCAGCTCCATCGAGTTTCAGTCCAGGAAGGGACCAGGGGGGAGGCAGTTTGGTTTACTTGTTTTCCATTCGTCCTACTCAGAGTTCTGCGGCCCTTTTCGGTCTGGACGCTTGAATCTGCCTTTAGCAGAGCACATGTTCCTCTTACGCtcctttcattatttcttctccAGCACTGTTCCATCTCTCGCAGTCAGAGGAATCCTAGACTTCCTAGGTCTCTTTCCGCATGTcaacttttctctcatttttttccctacctcgtggtttccttttttcctaacCATCTGTGAGGTTTTACCTACCTTCCAGATTTGTCTCTTTTTCAGCTCCCTCACGAACAAACGTTTCTTTTGGCTACCGTTTCATTTCTAAGAACGTTCCCTTGTCCGATTGTCCCTTCCTCCAAGTGCCCGTGCTGCTTCATGGATGCCCCTCGTGCCCACACTGATAAGCCTCCTCTGAGGGGTCCCCCGTTTCTCCCATTATCTCGGTTCCTCTCCATGGGCTGTTGTGTCAACTCGGCTGAGGCAGGCGTGGGGAGCCCAGAAATGCACCGGCTCTGGGCTGGGCTCCAGAGGCTTCCAATGGGATGGGAGTGTCCCGCCTTGCCCTCCCTCCTCAGGAATGACGAACTCGTGTCTGGAGAG
Above is a window of Phocoena sinus isolate mPhoSin1 chromosome 19, mPhoSin1.pri, whole genome shotgun sequence DNA encoding:
- the BLOC1S3 gene encoding biogenesis of lysosome-related organelles complex 1 subunit 3 is translated as MASQSRRRRPLRRPETVVPGEAAETDSELSVSSSEEEELYLVLSGPTRGRPTGLRVVGEAAETDSDSEPEPKAAPRDLPPLVVQRETAGEAWGEEEAPAPAPARSLLQLRLAESQARLDHDVAAAVSGVYRRAGRDVAALAGRLAAAQAAGLAAAHSVRLARGDLCALAERLDIVAGCRLLPDIRGVPGTEPEQDPGPRAYLCPTLPPD